Proteins encoded within one genomic window of Alcanivorax sp. REN37:
- a CDS encoding acyl-CoA dehydrogenase family protein, whose protein sequence is MDLEYTAEELAFRDEVRAFLREQLPATIAAKIKHNRRLTKDEHVLWQKRLHQRGWAAVHWPTEHGGTGWGPIERHIFDEECAAHHAPPMLPFGVSMVAPVIIKFGTEQQKQQYLPDILASNVWWCQGYSEPGAGSDLAGVKTRAVRDGDHYVVNGQKTWTTLGQHADMIFCLVRTDPNAKKQEGISFLLIDMNTPGITVRPLITLDGEHEVNEVFFDDVRVPVANLVGEENKGWTCAKYLLTYERTGIAGVGQTKSLLSHLKTVASEQIVNGRPLIEEPLFRARLADAEAELMALEMTNLRTVSAAADGGVPGAESSFLKIMGTVLRQEITDLFRRAAGPYAMPFLSEGDDAVGPEFAGAVANRYFNYRKLSIYGGSNEIQRNIIAKAILGL, encoded by the coding sequence ATGGATCTGGAATATACCGCCGAAGAGCTCGCCTTCCGTGACGAAGTGCGCGCCTTCCTGCGCGAGCAGCTGCCGGCGACCATCGCCGCCAAGATCAAACACAACCGCCGTCTGACCAAGGACGAGCACGTGCTGTGGCAGAAGCGTCTGCACCAGCGCGGCTGGGCCGCAGTGCACTGGCCGACCGAACACGGCGGTACTGGCTGGGGCCCGATCGAGCGCCATATCTTCGATGAAGAGTGCGCCGCCCACCACGCACCGCCGATGCTGCCATTCGGCGTGTCGATGGTGGCGCCGGTGATCATCAAGTTCGGCACCGAACAGCAGAAGCAGCAGTACCTGCCGGACATCCTGGCCTCCAACGTGTGGTGGTGCCAGGGCTACTCCGAGCCGGGTGCCGGTTCCGACCTCGCTGGCGTCAAAACCCGCGCGGTACGCGACGGCGATCACTACGTGGTCAACGGCCAGAAGACTTGGACCACCCTCGGCCAGCACGCCGACATGATCTTCTGCCTGGTGCGCACCGACCCTAACGCCAAGAAGCAGGAAGGCATTTCGTTCCTGCTGATCGACATGAACACCCCGGGCATCACCGTGCGTCCGCTGATCACGCTGGACGGCGAGCACGAAGTGAACGAAGTGTTCTTCGATGACGTGCGGGTGCCGGTGGCCAACCTGGTCGGCGAAGAAAACAAAGGCTGGACCTGCGCCAAGTACCTGCTCACCTATGAGCGCACCGGCATCGCCGGCGTCGGCCAGACTAAGTCGCTGCTGTCGCACCTGAAAACGGTGGCCAGCGAGCAGATCGTCAACGGCCGTCCGCTGATCGAAGAGCCGCTGTTCCGCGCGCGCTTGGCAGATGCGGAAGCCGAGCTGATGGCACTGGAAATGACCAACCTGCGCACCGTTTCGGCGGCAGCGGATGGCGGCGTTCCGGGCGCGGAGAGCTCGTTCCTGAAGATCATGGGCACCGTGCTGCGTCAGGAAATCACCGATCTGTTCCGCCGCGCGGCGGGTCCCTACGCGATGCCGTTCCTGAGCGAAGGTGACGACGCTGTGGGGCCGGAGTTTGCCGGCGCCGTAGCCAACCGCTACTTCAACTACCGCAAGCTGTCGATCTACGGCGGTTCCAACGAAATTCAGCGAAACATCATCGCTAAAGCGATTCTGGGGCTGTAA
- a CDS encoding 3-hydroxyacyl-CoA dehydrogenase NAD-binding domain-containing protein, translating into MTDSVVHYRLEGEIGVVTINYPPVNALGQGVREGLLACLAQGEADGAAKALVVMAEGRTFPAGADIREFGKPPAGPALPDVIAAYERSEKVIIAAIHGTALGGGLEVALGCDYRVALASAQVGLPEVKLGLLPGAGGTQRLPRLIGAEQALPLIVSGNPVKAPAALKLGILDAVLDGDLLQGALEFARAKVAENAPRRPLCDASVAAVSDTLFSDFEQSIAHRQRGFKAPFACIEAVKAAAELPFAQGLEKERELFLGLMASTESKAQRHVFFAEREVAKVPGLDAKTTQREVRSVGIIGAGTMGGGIAMNFLNAGIPVTLLEVKDEFLSRGVAVIRANYEATAKKGRLTSEQVEQRMALLTPSLSYDDLAQVDVVIEAVFENMDIKKSVFETLDKVCKPGAILATNTSTLDVNEIANVTQRPQDVIGLHFFSPANVMKLLEIVRGEATADDVIATTMALARRIGKVGVLVGVCHGFVGNRMLHRRQAEAMALVKQGASPQAVDKVLFDLGFPMGPFATSDLAGLDVGYRIREEIRKDDPSKAPRTWMDDLVEKGRCGQKTQAGVFDYEKGNRTPVPSADVDAIIAAYRATEGVTPRAVSEDEILERCMYVMVNEGAKILEEGIAMRALDIDVIWIYGYGFPVYRGGVMFWADTVGLDKIYARICELYQQTGEEHWRPSAYLKELVDAGRGFHH; encoded by the coding sequence ATGACTGATTCTGTGGTGCACTACCGCCTCGAAGGCGAGATCGGTGTCGTTACCATCAACTACCCGCCGGTGAATGCGCTCGGCCAAGGTGTGCGTGAAGGCCTGCTGGCCTGCTTGGCGCAGGGCGAAGCCGATGGCGCCGCCAAAGCGCTGGTGGTCATGGCCGAAGGCCGGACCTTCCCAGCTGGTGCCGATATCCGTGAGTTTGGCAAACCGCCGGCCGGCCCGGCACTGCCGGACGTGATCGCCGCGTACGAGCGCAGCGAAAAAGTCATTATTGCCGCTATTCATGGCACCGCCCTCGGCGGCGGTCTGGAAGTGGCGTTGGGCTGCGATTACCGCGTCGCCCTGGCCAGTGCCCAAGTGGGCCTGCCGGAAGTGAAACTTGGTCTGTTGCCGGGCGCCGGTGGTACCCAGCGTCTGCCGCGCCTGATCGGCGCCGAGCAGGCGCTGCCGCTGATTGTCAGCGGCAACCCGGTGAAAGCCCCTGCGGCGTTGAAACTGGGCATCCTCGATGCGGTGCTCGACGGCGACTTGCTGCAGGGTGCGCTGGAGTTCGCGCGCGCCAAAGTGGCGGAGAACGCGCCGCGCCGGCCGCTGTGCGACGCCAGCGTGGCGGCGGTCAGCGACACTCTGTTCAGCGATTTCGAGCAGTCCATTGCCCATCGGCAACGTGGTTTCAAAGCGCCGTTCGCATGCATTGAAGCCGTGAAGGCGGCCGCTGAGCTGCCGTTCGCGCAAGGTCTGGAGAAAGAGCGTGAGCTGTTCCTCGGCCTGATGGCGTCCACCGAATCGAAAGCCCAGCGCCATGTGTTCTTCGCCGAGCGCGAAGTGGCCAAGGTGCCGGGTCTGGATGCCAAGACCACCCAGCGCGAGGTGCGCAGCGTCGGCATCATCGGCGCCGGCACCATGGGTGGCGGCATCGCCATGAACTTCCTCAATGCCGGCATCCCGGTGACCTTGCTGGAAGTGAAAGACGAGTTCCTCAGCCGTGGTGTTGCGGTGATCCGTGCCAACTACGAAGCCACCGCCAAGAAAGGCCGCCTGACCAGCGAGCAGGTGGAGCAGCGCATGGCGCTGCTGACGCCGTCGCTGAGCTACGACGACCTGGCGCAGGTGGACGTGGTGATCGAGGCGGTGTTCGAAAACATGGACATCAAAAAGTCCGTATTCGAAACCCTCGACAAGGTCTGCAAGCCGGGCGCGATCCTGGCCACCAACACCTCCACCCTCGACGTCAACGAAATTGCCAACGTCACCCAGCGTCCGCAGGACGTGATCGGTCTGCATTTCTTCAGCCCGGCCAACGTCATGAAGCTGCTGGAAATCGTGCGCGGTGAAGCCACGGCGGACGACGTCATCGCCACCACCATGGCGCTGGCGCGCCGCATCGGCAAAGTCGGTGTGCTGGTGGGCGTGTGCCACGGCTTCGTCGGCAACCGCATGTTGCACCGCCGCCAAGCCGAAGCGATGGCGTTGGTGAAGCAGGGCGCCTCCCCGCAGGCGGTGGACAAGGTGCTGTTCGACCTCGGCTTCCCGATGGGCCCGTTTGCCACCTCCGATCTGGCTGGCTTGGATGTGGGCTACCGCATTCGCGAGGAAATCCGCAAGGACGACCCGAGCAAGGCGCCGCGCACCTGGATGGACGATCTGGTGGAAAAAGGCCGTTGCGGCCAGAAAACCCAGGCCGGCGTTTTTGACTATGAAAAAGGTAACCGTACGCCAGTCCCGTCCGCCGACGTGGACGCTATCATCGCGGCATACCGCGCCACGGAAGGGGTTACCCCGCGCGCGGTGAGCGAGGACGAAATCCTTGAGCGCTGCATGTACGTGATGGTGAACGAAGGCGCCAAGATCCTCGAAGAAGGCATCGCCATGCGCGCGCTGGATATCGACGTGATCTGGATCTACGGCTACGGCTTCCCGGTCTACCGCGGCGGCGTCATGTTCTGGGCCGACACCGTGGGCTTGGACAAGATCTACGCGCGCATTTGCGAGCTGTACCAGCAGACCGGCGAAGAGCACTGGCGCCCGTCCGCCTACCTGAAGGAGCTGGTGGACGCCGGTCGCGGCTTCCACCACTGA
- a CDS encoding ABC transporter substrate-binding protein, which yields MSIRRKCVRALTAMAASVLLATGAQAAQVNIGFTGPLSGGAALYGDQSVKGMQLAAKQINDAGGFEVDGKNYTVNIVALDDKYTPGQAAVNARRLAQRERAPVIFTPHSGGIYALQAFNERDNFLIMGFTSIPQVTEKGNSLTVRIPPTFTAYLEPFAKLAMDRFGPKIAIANATHDYAKMWGAAFEKTWVERGGSVVANNPMDYNKSADFYTGVSRALAAKPDVLFIGGASEPTGLVVRQARELGFKGGFILMDQAKLNDVATVAGGIGTLEGSVGVTPLELYDSEDSHRFIDLYKATYNSNATSESSYHYFSVHLTVQAMKEAGSVTDPRAIRAAMQKALVSLPPAFNPYGVSHIDDDGGLQTDPRVAYVKDGEVFALTRAQILDGEALPEQ from the coding sequence ATGAGTATTCGTAGAAAATGTGTGCGCGCCCTGACTGCCATGGCGGCGTCGGTGCTGTTGGCCACCGGTGCCCAGGCGGCACAGGTGAATATCGGTTTCACCGGTCCGCTGAGCGGCGGCGCGGCGCTGTACGGCGACCAGTCTGTCAAAGGCATGCAGCTGGCTGCCAAGCAGATTAACGATGCCGGCGGTTTTGAAGTGGACGGCAAGAACTACACCGTCAATATCGTTGCGCTGGATGACAAGTACACCCCTGGCCAAGCTGCCGTAAACGCCCGCCGCTTGGCCCAGCGTGAGCGCGCGCCAGTGATCTTCACCCCGCACTCCGGTGGCATCTACGCACTGCAGGCGTTCAACGAGCGCGATAACTTCCTGATCATGGGCTTCACCTCGATCCCGCAAGTGACCGAGAAGGGCAACAGCCTGACCGTGCGTATTCCGCCGACTTTCACCGCCTACCTGGAACCGTTCGCCAAATTGGCGATGGACCGCTTCGGGCCGAAGATCGCCATCGCCAACGCGACCCATGACTACGCCAAGATGTGGGGCGCCGCGTTTGAGAAGACCTGGGTAGAGCGGGGCGGCAGCGTGGTGGCCAACAACCCGATGGACTACAACAAGTCCGCCGATTTCTACACCGGCGTGAGCCGCGCACTGGCGGCTAAGCCGGATGTGCTGTTCATCGGCGGTGCCTCCGAGCCCACCGGTTTGGTCGTGCGCCAGGCTCGTGAGTTGGGCTTTAAAGGCGGCTTCATTCTGATGGACCAAGCCAAGCTCAATGACGTGGCCACGGTGGCCGGTGGTATCGGTACGCTGGAAGGTTCAGTGGGCGTAACGCCGCTGGAGCTGTACGACAGCGAAGATTCTCATCGCTTCATCGATCTGTACAAGGCCACCTACAACAGCAATGCCACCTCCGAGTCTTCCTACCACTACTTCTCCGTGCACCTGACGGTGCAGGCAATGAAGGAAGCCGGTTCTGTGACCGATCCGCGCGCCATCCGTGCCGCCATGCAAAAAGCGCTGGTGAGCCTGCCGCCGGCGTTCAACCCCTACGGCGTCAGCCACATTGACGACGACGGTGGTCTGCAAACCGATCCGCGCGTTGCTTACGTGAAGGATGGCGAGGTGTTTGCACTGACCCGCGCTCAGATCCTCGACGGCGAGGCACTGCCGGAGCAGTGA
- a CDS encoding ABC transporter ATP-binding protein, protein MLKLEKVGAHYGSFKALDDIDMQVAAGELVVLLGANGAGKSTLFNTISGLVKATSGTLQFDGKDITGRKPSRLVSEGLVQCAEGRKLFPDMSVMRNLLLGGYVHRRDSAGLRRTLDHVLTLFPILKEKAEQSAGSLSGGQQQMVAIGRAMMSRPRLLMLDEPSLGLAPLVVKQMFETIKSINDEGTTVLLAEQNAFAALKIADRAYVMEGGRLVMEGDRDAMLGNDAIRKAYIGG, encoded by the coding sequence ATGCTGAAGCTTGAAAAAGTAGGCGCCCATTATGGCAGCTTCAAGGCCCTGGATGACATCGATATGCAGGTCGCTGCCGGTGAACTGGTGGTGCTGCTGGGTGCCAACGGCGCCGGCAAGAGCACGCTGTTCAACACCATCAGCGGGTTGGTGAAAGCCACCAGCGGCACGCTGCAGTTCGACGGCAAAGACATTACTGGCCGCAAACCGTCGCGGTTGGTGAGCGAAGGTCTGGTGCAGTGCGCCGAGGGCCGCAAGCTGTTCCCGGACATGTCGGTGATGCGCAACCTGTTGCTAGGCGGCTATGTGCACCGCCGCGACAGCGCCGGCCTGCGTCGCACGCTGGACCACGTGCTGACATTGTTCCCGATCCTCAAGGAAAAAGCGGAGCAATCCGCCGGTTCCTTGAGTGGCGGCCAGCAGCAGATGGTGGCCATTGGCCGCGCCATGATGAGCCGTCCGCGACTGCTGATGCTGGATGAGCCGTCGCTAGGTTTGGCACCACTGGTGGTGAAGCAAATGTTCGAAACCATCAAGTCGATCAATGACGAAGGCACCACCGTGCTGCTGGCGGAACAGAACGCCTTCGCAGCGCTGAAGATTGCTGACCGCGCCTATGTAATGGAAGGCGGGCGGCTGGTTATGGAAGGCGATCGCGATGCCATGCTCGGCAACGACGCCATTCGCAAGGCTTACATCGGCGGGTGA
- a CDS encoding ABC transporter ATP-binding protein, whose protein sequence is MTKRFGGLAAVNDVSVEFIKGGVNAIIGPNGAGKSTFFNLVAGAIAPTSGTILYDGQDITGLRSDKVARLGIGRTFQATNLFEQATVLDNLIVGHRLRTQSNLLDVLLNTRRLRDEERRCRAKAEEVLEFVELGHIGHRLAADISQEEKKRVAFAMALATEPRMVLLDEPAGGVNPEETKSFAGLIRKMVDHGITVCLIEHKMDMIMSLADKIMVLDHGEKIAEGTPDEVRNNPVVIEAYLGSDDDAEA, encoded by the coding sequence TTGACCAAACGATTTGGCGGCCTTGCGGCGGTCAACGACGTCAGCGTCGAATTCATCAAAGGTGGCGTCAACGCCATCATCGGCCCCAATGGCGCCGGCAAGAGCACCTTCTTCAACTTGGTGGCCGGTGCCATTGCGCCGACCTCCGGCACCATTCTCTACGACGGCCAAGACATCACCGGGCTGCGCAGCGACAAGGTGGCCCGGCTCGGCATTGGCCGCACTTTCCAGGCCACCAACCTGTTCGAGCAGGCCACGGTGCTGGACAACTTGATCGTCGGCCACCGGCTGCGCACCCAGTCCAACCTGCTGGACGTGCTGCTCAACACCCGCCGGCTGCGGGACGAAGAGCGCCGCTGCCGTGCCAAAGCCGAAGAAGTGCTGGAGTTCGTTGAGCTGGGCCACATCGGCCACCGCTTGGCGGCCGACATCAGTCAAGAAGAGAAGAAGCGGGTGGCGTTCGCCATGGCGCTGGCCACCGAGCCGCGCATGGTGCTGCTGGATGAACCGGCCGGCGGCGTTAACCCGGAAGAGACCAAGAGCTTCGCCGGCCTGATCCGCAAGATGGTCGACCACGGCATCACCGTGTGCCTGATTGAGCACAAAATGGACATGATCATGAGCCTTGCCGACAAGATCATGGTGCTCGACCACGGCGAAAAAATTGCCGAAGGCACGCCGGATGAAGTGCGTAACAACCCGGTGGTGATCGAAGCGTACCTGGGGAGCGATGACGATGCTGAAGCTTGA
- a CDS encoding branched-chain amino acid ABC transporter permease has protein sequence MKRISDLFASPWMKALLLAVALVFPWLAESDYQLYVLSTAFVWALAVYGLNIITGFCGQLNLGHGAFFALGAYTLAILTVDHQWPFWWAFAGAGLMGVVSGLVVGVVSLRLKENYFAIFTLCVGFIVYLLLDKWEALTHGAAGMMDIPAPEGFGWIDFSATVPFYYLALAFLMLGIWVAHRIGKSLLGRTFLAIRMGDDLAQSLGINLMRNKVLGFVLSTVYAAFAGALYASSVRFIGPAEADVTHTFDMIAYGLVGGLGTLMGPLVGTLLITWMTQSLQFLEEFRMIVFGPLLVVLVIFMPKGIVGTYAFRRNRRIAAELTAKARAKEEGQRRA, from the coding sequence ATGAAACGCATTTCTGATTTGTTCGCCTCGCCCTGGATGAAAGCCCTGCTGCTGGCGGTGGCACTCGTATTCCCGTGGCTGGCGGAATCCGATTACCAGCTGTACGTGCTCAGCACCGCATTTGTGTGGGCGCTAGCGGTGTACGGCCTGAACATCATCACCGGCTTCTGTGGCCAGCTGAACCTGGGTCATGGTGCGTTCTTCGCGCTCGGTGCTTATACCTTGGCAATCCTCACCGTTGACCACCAATGGCCGTTCTGGTGGGCCTTTGCTGGTGCCGGTCTGATGGGCGTGGTGTCTGGCTTGGTGGTGGGCGTGGTGTCGCTGCGGCTGAAAGAAAACTACTTCGCCATTTTCACCTTGTGCGTGGGCTTCATCGTTTACCTGCTGCTGGACAAGTGGGAAGCGCTGACCCACGGCGCTGCCGGCATGATGGACATTCCGGCGCCAGAAGGTTTCGGTTGGATCGATTTCTCCGCCACCGTGCCGTTCTACTACTTGGCGCTGGCATTTCTGATGCTCGGGATCTGGGTGGCACACCGCATCGGCAAATCGCTGCTGGGCCGTACCTTCCTGGCCATCCGCATGGGCGATGACTTGGCGCAGTCATTGGGCATCAACCTGATGCGCAACAAGGTGCTCGGCTTCGTACTGTCCACCGTGTATGCCGCCTTTGCCGGTGCGCTGTACGCCTCGTCAGTGCGTTTCATTGGCCCGGCGGAAGCCGATGTCACCCACACCTTCGACATGATCGCTTACGGTCTGGTCGGTGGCCTCGGCACGCTGATGGGGCCGTTGGTGGGCACGCTGCTGATTACTTGGATGACCCAGTCGCTGCAGTTCCTCGAAGAGTTCCGCATGATCGTGTTCGGCCCGCTGTTGGTGGTGCTGGTGATCTTCATGCCGAAGGGCATCGTTGGTACCTACGCGTTCCGTCGCAACCGCCGCATCGCGGCCGAGCTGACCGCCAAAGCCCGTGCCAAAGAGGAGGGCCAGCGCCGTGCTTAA
- a CDS encoding branched-chain amino acid ABC transporter permease, with the protein MDLFLQQLLNALTLGSIYGLVALGLTLVYGVLNIPNFAHGALYAVGAYVAYVVMVDYSGNYWLAMALAAVAVAVLAMLSERLVFYPLRNSPPLHDKIAAIGLVMFIEAMLQWHFGAEFRHMPVAFDTQVQLGNLSMPAQRLLIIAAAFGLMAVLHLFLTRTMTGSTIVAVAQNREGASLVGIDTRRVALLTFAISGALAAVAATLFAPINLVYPAMGHLLIMKAFVIIVLGGMGSVPGAIVGALIIGFAESFGGFYISNEYKDVIAFAALVVILSIKPTGLFAKRAN; encoded by the coding sequence TTGGATCTGTTTCTGCAACAACTACTGAACGCACTGACCCTGGGCAGCATCTACGGGCTGGTGGCGTTGGGCCTGACGCTGGTCTACGGCGTGCTCAACATTCCCAACTTCGCCCACGGCGCCTTGTACGCGGTGGGTGCCTACGTCGCCTATGTGGTGATGGTTGATTACTCCGGCAACTATTGGCTGGCCATGGCGCTGGCCGCAGTCGCGGTGGCCGTGCTGGCGATGCTCAGTGAACGGCTGGTGTTCTACCCGCTGCGCAACTCGCCGCCGCTGCATGACAAAATCGCCGCGATCGGCTTGGTGATGTTCATCGAGGCGATGCTGCAATGGCACTTCGGCGCTGAATTCCGCCACATGCCGGTGGCCTTCGATACGCAAGTGCAGCTTGGCAACCTGAGCATGCCGGCCCAGCGCCTGCTGATTATTGCCGCGGCGTTTGGCTTGATGGCGGTGCTGCACTTGTTCCTCACCCGCACCATGACCGGCTCCACCATTGTGGCGGTGGCGCAGAACCGTGAGGGCGCATCACTGGTGGGGATCGACACCCGCCGGGTGGCGCTGCTGACGTTCGCAATTTCCGGTGCACTGGCGGCGGTGGCGGCGACGCTGTTCGCGCCGATCAACCTGGTGTACCCGGCCATGGGCCACCTGCTGATCATGAAAGCCTTCGTCATCATCGTGCTCGGCGGCATGGGCAGCGTGCCCGGCGCTATCGTCGGCGCGCTGATCATCGGCTTCGCCGAGTCCTTCGGTGGCTTCTACATCTCCAACGAATACAAAGACGTGATCGCGTTTGCGGCGCTGGTGGTGATCCTGTCCATCAAGCCCACCGGTCTGTTTGCGAAGAGGGCGAACTGA
- a CDS encoding long-chain fatty acid--CoA ligase, which produces MFDRHLAVWPAQLPRQLTLPQTCLYTNLAVSALRYPERPAVIYYDYVIDYRTLKQQVDALAGYLAAQGVARGDRVLLYMQNAPQFIISYYAILRANAVVVPVNPMNRAAELEHYLSDTGASLCLCGQELVDTIAPMIGRGDFKHLVVAAYSDYLPAQTDLTLPEEVKAPRKPLSGAGVISFSDALAQQLPPPELLVGPDDLAVMPYSSGTTGAPKGCMHTHRSVMMPCLGVALWMEGNSESVTLATLPYFHVTGMQSSMNAPIYQGSTIVLMTRWDRRVAAALIQRYRVTRWGNIVAMVIDLLSDPDLANYDLSSLNNVGGGGAAMPQAISDKLKALTGLDYIEGYGMSETMAATHVNPVHRAKPHCLGVPIFGVDARVVDVETLTELGVGDVGEIIIASPQLMQGYWNLPEETAKTFIEFEGKQFLRTGDMGYYDEEGYFFIVDRVKRMINAAGFKVWPAEVEAILYRHPAVQENCIISTPHERRGESVKACVVLAAGHEQVTAEDIIAWCKEQMAAYKVPQEVAFYDALPRSQTGKILWRTLQEQEWAPAQSS; this is translated from the coding sequence ATGTTTGATCGTCACCTCGCGGTCTGGCCCGCCCAGTTGCCGCGGCAGCTGACACTGCCCCAGACCTGCCTCTACACCAACCTGGCTGTTTCGGCTCTGCGCTACCCGGAGCGCCCGGCGGTGATCTACTACGATTACGTGATCGACTACCGCACGCTGAAGCAGCAAGTGGATGCGCTGGCCGGCTATTTGGCGGCGCAGGGCGTAGCGCGGGGTGACCGGGTGCTGCTGTACATGCAGAATGCGCCGCAGTTCATCATCAGCTACTACGCCATCCTGCGTGCCAACGCGGTGGTGGTGCCGGTGAACCCGATGAACCGGGCTGCCGAGCTGGAACACTACCTTTCCGATACCGGCGCCAGCCTGTGCCTGTGCGGCCAAGAGCTGGTGGATACCATCGCGCCGATGATCGGCCGCGGTGATTTCAAGCATTTGGTGGTGGCGGCCTACAGCGATTACCTGCCGGCGCAGACCGATCTGACGCTGCCAGAGGAAGTGAAAGCGCCGCGCAAGCCGTTGTCTGGCGCTGGGGTGATCTCATTCAGTGACGCGCTGGCGCAGCAACTGCCGCCGCCGGAACTGCTGGTGGGTCCGGACGACTTGGCGGTGATGCCGTACAGCTCCGGCACCACCGGCGCGCCGAAAGGCTGCATGCACACTCACCGTTCAGTGATGATGCCGTGCCTGGGTGTGGCGCTGTGGATGGAGGGCAACAGCGAATCAGTGACGCTGGCCACGCTGCCGTACTTCCACGTCACTGGCATGCAATCGTCGATGAACGCGCCGATTTACCAAGGCTCCACCATCGTGCTGATGACGCGTTGGGATCGGCGCGTGGCGGCGGCGCTGATCCAGCGTTACCGCGTGACCCGCTGGGGCAACATCGTGGCGATGGTGATTGACCTGCTGTCCGATCCGGATCTGGCGAACTACGACCTGTCTAGCCTCAACAATGTCGGCGGCGGCGGTGCCGCCATGCCGCAGGCGATTTCCGACAAGCTCAAAGCACTGACCGGCCTCGACTACATCGAAGGCTACGGCATGTCCGAAACCATGGCCGCGACCCACGTTAACCCGGTGCACCGTGCCAAGCCGCACTGCCTTGGGGTGCCGATCTTCGGCGTCGATGCGCGGGTGGTGGATGTCGAGACGTTGACCGAGCTGGGCGTCGGTGATGTCGGCGAAATCATTATCGCGTCACCACAGCTGATGCAGGGTTACTGGAATCTGCCAGAAGAAACCGCCAAGACCTTCATCGAATTTGAAGGCAAGCAGTTCCTGCGCACCGGTGACATGGGCTACTACGACGAAGAGGGCTACTTCTTCATCGTCGATCGCGTCAAACGCATGATCAACGCCGCGGGCTTCAAGGTGTGGCCGGCGGAAGTGGAAGCGATTCTCTACCGCCACCCGGCGGTGCAGGAGAACTGCATCATCTCCACTCCGCACGAGCGGCGGGGTGAAAGTGTCAAAGCCTGCGTGGTGCTGGCGGCCGGTCACGAACAGGTGACCGCTGAAGACATCATTGCCTGGTGTAAGGAGCAGATGGCGGCCTACAAAGTGCCGCAGGAAGTCGCGTTCTACGACGCTCTGCCGCGCTCCCAGACCGGCAAGATCCTGTGGCGCACGCTGCAGGAACAAGAGTGGGCTCCGGCACAGTCTTCCTAA
- a CDS encoding phosphotransferase family protein, translated as MTGPRLGDVQRGPMRPGHQLNVAALESWLAQRELLHGPLQLEQFQGGQSNPTYLLHSGERRYVLRKQPPGKVLPSAHRIDREYRVISALAAHSAVPVPQLRGYEQDPALLGTPFYLMDYVPGRLFNAPQLPAVAAPQRRELYLSKVRTLAALHRVSPAAAGLEDFGPTGGYLRRQLQRWGQQYRRDSAGALPDLDALIVWLESHLPEDEVTTVVHGDFRFGNLLFDVEGTEVRAVLDWELATLGHPLADLAYCLLPYHLPTGVDGVRGLVGEDLDALVLPKETELLECYCLHVSRNEIPNWNYYLAFALFRTAAILQGVYQRSLAGNAADENARSVGLRAGLMAAWGWQIAQRK; from the coding sequence ATGACCGGTCCCCGCTTGGGCGATGTGCAGCGCGGCCCGATGCGACCTGGCCACCAGCTCAATGTGGCAGCATTGGAGTCTTGGCTGGCGCAGCGCGAGTTGTTGCACGGTCCGTTGCAGCTGGAGCAATTCCAAGGCGGCCAGTCCAATCCCACCTATCTGCTGCACAGTGGCGAGCGCCGCTATGTGCTGCGCAAGCAGCCGCCCGGCAAGGTGCTGCCGTCGGCGCACCGCATCGACCGGGAATATCGGGTGATATCGGCGTTGGCCGCCCACAGCGCGGTGCCGGTGCCGCAGCTGCGTGGTTACGAGCAAGATCCTGCGCTGCTGGGTACGCCGTTTTATCTGATGGATTACGTGCCCGGGAGGCTGTTCAACGCACCACAACTGCCGGCCGTGGCGGCGCCACAGCGGCGCGAGCTGTACCTGTCGAAAGTGCGCACGCTGGCGGCGCTGCACCGGGTTTCCCCGGCGGCAGCCGGGCTGGAGGATTTTGGGCCAACGGGCGGTTACCTGCGTCGCCAGCTGCAGCGCTGGGGGCAGCAGTACCGCCGTGACAGCGCCGGGGCGCTGCCGGATCTGGATGCCTTGATCGTGTGGCTGGAGTCTCACCTGCCGGAGGATGAGGTCACCACCGTGGTGCACGGCGATTTCCGCTTCGGCAACCTGCTGTTCGATGTCGAGGGCACCGAGGTGCGCGCGGTGCTGGACTGGGAGCTGGCGACGCTCGGCCATCCGTTGGCGGACTTGGCCTACTGCCTGTTGCCTTACCATCTGCCCACCGGTGTGGACGGCGTGCGCGGGTTGGTGGGGGAGGACTTGGACGCGCTGGTGTTACCAAAAGAAACGGAATTGCTGGAGTGTTACTGTTTGCACGTTTCTCGGAATGAGATTCCGAACTGGAACTACTACTTGGCGTTCGCACTGTTCCGCACCGCCGCCATTTTGCAGGGTGTTTATCAGCGTTCATTGGCCGGCAATGCGGCCGACGAGAATGCCCGCAGCGTCGGCCTTCGTGCCGGTTTGATGGCCGCATGGGGGTGGCAAATTGCCCAGCGGAAATGA